A part of Asterias rubens chromosome 14, eAstRub1.3, whole genome shotgun sequence genomic DNA contains:
- the LOC117299527 gene encoding basic proline-rich protein-like, translated as MKAKIGKQFKMLKFALIVGVACLLAISEGRPATNDREDDLMNLMKEVIEDELKEDLMAKLEILEESASISWSERPEGSRPPRPEGSRPPRPDGSRPPRPDGSRPPRPEGSRPPRPEGSRPPRPEGSRPPRPEGSRPPPEEEREFREERKPKEEDRPERPEGSRPPRPEGSRQPRPEGSRPPRPEGSRPPRPEGSRPPRPEGSRPPRPEGSRPPRPEGSRPPPEEERSRPPRPEGSRPPRPEGSRPPRPEGSRPPRPEGSRPPRPEGSRPPRPEGSRPPRPEGSQEPPQDEDLVEELRGDRKLMSLYRRLLRG; from the exons ATGAAAGCTAAAATC ggGAAACAATTCAAGATGCTGAAATTCGCCCTTATTGTGGGCGTGGCTTGCCTCTTGGCTATCAGTGAGGGTCGACCAGCAACGAATGACCGTGAAGATGATTTAATGAACTTGATGAAAGAGGTTATTGAGGATGAACTGAAGGAAGATCTAATGGCAAAACTAGAGATACTTGAGGAGTCCGCAA GTATAAGCTGGTCAGAGCGCCCAGAAGGCAGCAGACCACCACGCCCTGAAGGCAGCAGACCACCACGCCCAGACGGCAGCAGACCACCACGCCCAGACGGCAGCAGACCACCACGCCCAGAAGGCAGCAGACCACCACGCCCAGAAGGCAGCAGACCACCACGCCCAGAAGGCAGCAGACCACCACGCCCAGAAGGCAGCAGACCACCACCAGAAGAGGAGCGTGAGTTTAGGGAGGAACGCAAACCCAAAGAAGAAGACAGACCAGAGCGCCCTGAAGGCAGTAGACCACCACGCCCTGAAGGCAGCAGACAACCACGCCCAGAAGGCAGCAGACCACCACGCCCAGAAGGCAGCAGACCACCACGCCCAGAAGGCAGCAGACCACCACGCCCAGAAGGCAGCAGACCACCACGCCCAGAAGGCAGCAGACCACCACGCCCAGAAGGCAGCAGACCACCACCAGAAGAGGAGC GCAGCAGACCACCACGCCCTGAAGGCAGCAGACCACCACGCCCAGAAGGCAGCAGACCACCACGCCCAGAAGGCAGCCGACCACCACGCCCAGAAGGCAGCAGACCACCACGCCCTGAAGGCAGCAGACCACCACGCCCAGAAGGCAGCAGACCACCACGCCCAGAAGGTAGCCAGGAACCTCCTCAAGATGAAGATCTTGTTGAGGAGTTGCGGGGGGACCGTAAGCTGATGAGTCTTTACCGTCGTCTCCTACGAGGTTAA